From Alligator mississippiensis isolate rAllMis1 chromosome 1, rAllMis1, whole genome shotgun sequence:
TTTAGGCTTACatagccttaaattgccatttttaaggtgcctTAAGAGTGCacgtgtgtagacacacccccttaatgtgccttaaaaatagcaattttaggctaagcccCCTTAtaagaggcatgtgtagatgcaaatGGTTACATAGGTGTTGACCTTACTAGGATCCAAGTCCCTACTTCCAGGCTGTCTGGAAGCATCAGGTCTAGCAGACCTTTCTGTCCACAGAATGATTTTAAAGCCTGCTATCTGCCAAGCTGGCAGAGTGTCTCAGCAGCAAAAATAGCAGCATTTATTTagcatttacttttttaaaaagcaaaaaaaaaccccttggcTTGGACATTAGAATAGAAGGATAAGAGTTTTAGTTACTGATCTCAATTATCCTGAATCCATTTTCTTTTGTCAGATTTAGCTTGTCAGTGCCTTGACTAGCATAAATCAGGTTTAGTCCACTGATTCCAGTGCAATTTAGACAGCCCTGAGGGGActcaggaaagagaagagaagcaaaCAAAGAGGTACAGAAGACAGAGAGGAACAGGAGTGGATCTTACAgtaggggactgggggaggggacatgaCAGACCACCGCATCAGGGAGAGGAGGTAGATGAGATGTTCTTTACACAGGTAGCAAAAAGACCTGAAACACTGAAGCTAGTAATAAGGGGGATTTCACCTCTTGTCTATCATTTGGAAGAAAAAAGGGGCAAAGCATgaagggctaaatcctatttcaccttgcACATGAAAATGAAGCGTACACATGTGCATGACTGAAGACAGTGGCACTTGCACCACCTGCAATTCTGCTCTGGCCACATAAAGGTGCAGGGGCCCACAGAGTCTGCAGTGTGGGGTTGCCCCCACAGCTGCTCTGTCTGAATACTGTACTGTTCCTGGAAGTGCCACCTACCCCATACATCAGGGCCCACAGGAGAAAGGAAAAGCACCACTCACCTTCAGCTTCTGAAACTCATCCTTCATTGTCTTTGCTGCCCGTTCAAACATCCCACTGTTGACTTCCTTGTCAACACTCTCCTCAATGATATCCTGCATCCTCCGACAGGTGCGTGCCCCTCTTACACGTCCAGCCGCTGTTGCAAAGGTAGGAACAGTCACAATACTGTGTGAGTCTGAGATGGATTTGGAGTGGGGACTGGGGATCAGGTGTGGAAAATAATTGCAGCCAACTGTAGTGGAGGACCCATTCAAAAGGAGCCAACTGGCTCTTCCAGCAACCCTGTACTCACTGTGGGAGAAAGGGGCGGTGCTGCTGCCCTGGAGAAGAGGGTCTCTCCAATTCCTCAAGAGCAGTGATTTCCCTGTGCCTACCCTTGCCATAGCCCTCAGCATGAGGGGTCTGCTTTGCCCCAGGGCAATGCAGTCACTCAGCAGTGGCAATGTAGTGCTGAGCAGGAGTTGATTTGTAGCGGATCTGCAGTCTCCTCACTAAAAGGCTCCTCCTATTTCCACCCTGCCAAAGCCCAGTGAATCTGGCCCTCCTCCTCCTAGCAGGCCAAAACCTCCTGAAATGCCTCTATACACGAACAGGGAAGATAAGCTGACATCCAGCTACCTACCttgcagccagccccatcagtttGGAGAATCATTTCAAGGGTCCAGAAGACAAATTTACAAGGCAAACTGCAGAACAATTGCATGGCTCACTCCTACCTTCATAATACTGCTTGAGATCGTCCTGGATGGAGAGCGGAAGAGACTGGTAGACTGCCGCCTTCCTCTTAAGGATTtttattgtcatgacccaaaggtctgattttttgtgcgtgcttcggcactagaattatccccgtaggtttacagcttcgttgcacagtggagttctgctgcgcagagaacccgcgtgcaaaggagagagttcccaccactttgcagctctctttgcagggtgcatttccctttgccacacagaaatgcacggtgcaaaggagttcccactcttcgcatgcaaattcgtgtcccgctattggctagtgctaaattattcccacgtggcggctagcaattggcctgctagccgtataagaggcttgagcagtttctgcccaagccgaagaggactccgcatccatctcgtggggactctgggtcatcgaagccctgtgtgttactcagaggagtttggcggcctgatccaccgcccacctcttcccgtcttcgagcggtaactttctataagacacatcgacgagttttctattttgaggcgcgcttgtcctggacatccggagttctgtctgcgtggagcctagcaaactccacgtgattgttcgtgtttttcttttgtaaccgcaactcaagcaagtttccagcctgcaccgcgaccatctcggtgtaagtaaacaaccttaaaatcaaccgttaagtgtctgtgcctaattctagctcagcgcctgccctctccgacctggcctgcctgggctgctggccacagcccgcatgcagcgcAAAGAAGGGCCCGGGTTCTggcccggcctgcacatggcgacgaggatgggatcaggagagggctcgctagagttagaattagttgagaactgcccttggaaaagTGGGAGACACAACGTAGCAAGTGTTGTGGAACTGGAGGCACAAATCGtgtaccaccaggtgggcggaacagGCAGGAGATGTATCCGGGGACACCTTTCGctaaggggagaagaaggagcttctGAAGttggagccctagaagggaaagaagtgtatcttcaccccgcggcattcgggtgtatcatgagcgatgagcgggtcctgtacaggcccctcaATAGTgtaacccttgccgaagtcgacctGGCGAgtgcagtaagcccgacccccacccgggactGTGTCCATTGCTCGCGgtgtgcccgggagatgggagagccgatCGGCTGGCTTTCCTCTTGCATGGGATTGTCCGTCCAAGCTCCACGAAGACctggagacggaggaccgcgccatagatgagagagtggtcctatggtgcgacaaggggggagagttgAATGCGACTTTTCAAACTATGACAGATCTGATGAATAAAACTTtaagtttgaagacccagctgcgtatggccgttcgggcTGTCGGAGAGgcagctgagagaggggatcttaaaaagccccaacaagatggcaccgagcagagggaagaccgcgtggagaagcaggaagagagggatggagcttcggaggagcccgcgagggttcagccggtaactccgcccagcgacgcagcgtcgatTCTGCTGACCACACCCCTTTGCCAacgggagggggagtcaagtggaggagtgcatccgcccctcccgcctgaaacagcaacaactcccactgtaacaatgactacagctccaATAGAGACAGCAACAATAACGACtcgcgaagaaattgatcagcctgcagcatcaagcatcccagtcatcggtccgcagagtgcagttcatgctaccacctattacgctcacTCCAGAGccaaactgcagaatttgtgtagagaatccaggatccgatccaaggaaactctggctgtgtggttgggacgtctggtcgtggagctagggtccgacctcctggaccaggaagaggcaagcttcttggtgagacaagcttcatggagtaggggacatgtcaccgacatcgacatggtggcgtttagcatccactggcctattccgatttcagcacttgtggcaggagtgatcgaacaaaaggcccacgcatggcacgacagacgaccagagcacactagtgcagaacagcttgtactggctattatagGAGTCTCATATTgcacctggaacccaagagaatgcacgttgggactgaCACTGCTCCAACGAATGCAACCATAGCCTCATCATCACCTGCAGGACCCTGGAACCATTCCGGtaactctcgacagcatagatagttgtcttaaggtctacgggcaaagaaacatcgtggttttgcgaattgtgcttaacccaatggttgatcatcctgtgagtagtctccttcatcagttgccaagactgcacgtcctaatggagccaagactgtccagtgatcaggaatgtcaacgcccaactgaggctcagaacacaagacGCCGCAAATCCgaacgtccagtattacgccagagaaagcaagaggagcgatacatgtttggattcctcctgcagcattctggacttaataagcgacaGCTTTGGATTCTGggggacgcgggacaatggcaactagcctatgagttaggttttcactatctagaagaggGTGACGACGACTCCTCAACGATTTTgtcgagttgctgagtgtgaaaagagagagagctgtccagtatagaatcgtgtttccatatctgtatttaatagtgataataagtttgatcgactgcattatcgtgcagTCCTGTGTCATTTTGTAAATAATAgtggaataaccattttaagagagttcttttacagatcagggattcggagtgtGTGGTGGACAGAGGACCCGAGaaggacaacatcaccgaaaggaacgaaggcctgacgcgcgattccaccatgacgcccactgaagtcatgattgtccagttttttgttatgaatgtgattttatgtatatgtgtgtgtgccggctattatttgattcgatcccttgaggatgaacttttattgttgactgattttctATTTGCTcatttagtttcgcgaaccattgacagagctgttaataac
This genomic window contains:
- the LOC109282039 gene encoding nuclear GTPase SLIP-GC, producing MLRAMARVGTGKSLLLRNWRDPLLQGSSTAPFSHSEYRVAGRASWLLLNGSSTTVGCNYFPHLIPSPHSKSISDSHSIVTVPTFATAAGRVRGARTCRRMQDIIEESVDKEVNSGMFERAAKTMKDEFQKLKEGITRTLQMDFSNMLKLTFFHKEELVKRLPDLQNEYKEIMYIHSAIQVPGNA